The Carboxydothermus pertinax genome includes a window with the following:
- a CDS encoding SDR family NAD(P)-dependent oxidoreductase yields the protein MGFKDKVVVVTGSGRGIGRSIAKMYAEHGAKVVIADRNFQEALETERLISEEGGEAMAVLADVSKPEDVITLMEKIEKRYGRLDILINNAGFGCWKSPYDLTVEEWDSVINTNLRGTFLCAREAAKIMRKGGGGAIVNIASTRAIMSEPNSESYAASKGGILALTHALAISFGPDRIRVNAISPGWIETGEYEKLREIDHLQHPAGRVGKPEDIARACLFLTAEENGFITGANLVIDGGMTRKMIYEP from the coding sequence ATGGGTTTCAAGGACAAAGTAGTGGTGGTTACAGGTTCCGGCCGGGGTATAGGACGAAGCATTGCCAAGATGTATGCCGAACATGGGGCGAAAGTGGTCATTGCCGACCGTAATTTTCAGGAAGCGCTGGAAACAGAGAGGCTTATCAGCGAGGAAGGCGGTGAGGCCATGGCGGTCCTGGCCGATGTCAGTAAGCCCGAGGACGTTATTACCCTGATGGAAAAGATTGAAAAGAGATACGGCAGATTGGATATTCTCATAAACAATGCGGGGTTCGGGTGCTGGAAGTCACCCTATGACCTAACTGTGGAAGAATGGGACAGCGTTATCAATACTAACCTGCGTGGCACCTTTCTGTGTGCCCGGGAAGCGGCGAAGATTATGAGAAAAGGCGGTGGAGGCGCCATAGTAAACATAGCCTCCACCAGAGCCATCATGTCCGAGCCCAATTCCGAAAGCTATGCAGCTTCAAAAGGCGGTATCCTTGCTCTCACTCATGCGCTGGCGATTTCTTTTGGCCCTGACCGCATAAGGGTTAACGCCATAAGTCCCGGATGGATTGAGACCGGGGAATATGAAAAACTCCGGGAAATTGACCACCTTCAGCACCCTGCCGGGCGGGTGGGAAAACCCGAAGATATAGCCCGGGCCTGTCTTTTTCTTACAGCCGAGGAGAATGGCTTCATTACAGGAGCAAATCTGGTGATCGATGGTGGTATGACCCGGAAGATGATTTATGAACCATAG
- a CDS encoding carboxymuconolactone decarboxylase family protein — translation MARVKMIEVTEASGKVREVFEDIKKHFGMVPNLFKTYALKPEILEANWNKVKAVMMQGELNRELKEMVAVVVSRANGCNYCVRAHSAALKMLGIPKETIIQIIENIDDANIPAELKKVLTFAVKATREPNNISEAELNEIKALGYSDAQIVELLSVVDLYTSFNKFLDTLQVEIDFPRI, via the coding sequence ATGGCGAGAGTTAAAATGATTGAAGTAACTGAGGCTTCTGGAAAAGTAAGAGAAGTATTCGAAGATATCAAAAAACATTTTGGCATGGTTCCTAATTTGTTTAAAACTTATGCATTGAAGCCCGAGATACTTGAGGCTAATTGGAACAAAGTCAAAGCAGTAATGATGCAAGGGGAGCTAAATAGAGAATTAAAAGAAATGGTAGCGGTAGTAGTTTCCCGCGCAAACGGTTGTAATTACTGCGTTAGAGCTCATAGTGCTGCCTTGAAAATGCTTGGAATCCCCAAAGAGACAATAATACAAATAATTGAAAATATCGATGACGCAAATATTCCTGCTGAATTAAAAAAAGTTTTGACTTTTGCAGTTAAAGCAACTAGAGAACCTAATAATATCTCTGAAGCCGAACTAAATGAAATCAAGGCTCTTGGATACAGTGATGCCCAGATTGTGGAATTACTTTCCGTTGTTGACCTGTATACTTCTTTCAATAAATTTTTAGATACCTTGCAAGTAGAGATTGACTTTCCTAGAATATAA
- a CDS encoding 2-hydroxyacyl-CoA dehydratase subunit D has product MDVVRFYSNIIKRNMDKPEKINKLINFGLATAYYYVSIFKDKRGPNSLHYLTKYCIKSIKDSLENPQNSAWVNIFSPCEFLIALDIKPLFIEAYSSFMSGFFIEDYLIDTAESRGISNTLCSYHKTFIGANELKILKKPEFMLTTSSICDANVPTFRYLSKKQNVPLYIIDVPYKYSKEAVAYVKNQLLEMVEKLEEVFKRKLDLDKLREVVKIENKTRTLINKYLNYLKEKTLLIPMTFEMYMLFASHIFIGSKEILKFYEMLLDDIKNAPPRSGKSIFFLHLLPIFEKNFQDYFNFSNEFHITGSDLNFDYLEEIDEKDPFRGIAAKLILNTFNGEMERKVTRIRELIEKIKPDGIIQFCHLGCKQSIGGTFIIKELATKMGIPFLYLDGDCVDKRNNQMGQNRTRLEAFLEML; this is encoded by the coding sequence ATGGATGTAGTTAGGTTTTACAGCAATATTATTAAAAGAAATATGGATAAACCTGAAAAAATAAATAAACTTATAAATTTTGGCCTTGCCACTGCTTATTACTATGTAAGCATTTTTAAAGATAAAAGGGGGCCCAATTCTTTACATTATCTAACTAAATACTGTATAAAAAGTATAAAAGATTCATTAGAAAATCCTCAAAATTCTGCCTGGGTAAACATTTTTTCACCCTGTGAGTTTTTAATTGCTCTGGATATAAAGCCCTTATTTATTGAAGCATATTCTTCTTTTATGTCAGGTTTTTTTATTGAAGATTATCTTATTGATACTGCCGAATCCAGGGGGATATCAAATACTTTATGTAGTTATCATAAAACTTTTATCGGTGCCAATGAGCTTAAAATTCTTAAAAAGCCAGAATTTATGCTAACCACTTCCAGCATTTGTGATGCAAACGTACCTACCTTCAGGTATCTTTCTAAAAAACAAAACGTTCCATTATATATTATCGATGTGCCTTATAAGTACTCTAAAGAAGCCGTAGCTTATGTAAAAAACCAGCTTCTAGAAATGGTGGAAAAACTTGAAGAAGTTTTTAAGAGAAAGCTTGATCTTGATAAATTAAGGGAAGTTGTAAAAATTGAAAATAAGACAAGAACCCTCATAAATAAGTATTTAAATTATTTAAAAGAAAAAACCCTTTTGATTCCAATGACTTTTGAAATGTATATGCTTTTTGCATCTCATATATTTATTGGGAGCAAAGAGATATTAAAGTTTTATGAAATGCTGCTCGACGATATAAAAAATGCTCCCCCAAGAAGTGGAAAAAGTATATTTTTTCTCCACCTTCTTCCTATATTTGAGAAAAACTTTCAAGATTATTTTAATTTTAGTAATGAATTTCATATTACTGGAAGTGATTTAAATTTTGATTATCTTGAGGAAATTGACGAAAAGGACCCTTTTCGCGGAATTGCTGCAAAACTTATTTTAAATACTTTCAATGGTGAAATGGAGAGAAAAGTTACCAGAATTAGAGAATTAATTGAAAAGATAAAACCAGATGGAATAATACAGTTTTGCCACCTTGGCTGTAAGCAGTCCATAGGTGGAACATTTATCATTAAAGAACTTGCGACAAAAATGGGTATCCCATTTCTTTATTTAGATGGCGACTGTGTAGATAAAAGAAATAACCAGATGGGGCAGAACAGGACGAGGCTGGAAGCTTTTCTTGAAATGCTTTAG
- a CDS encoding Crp/Fnr family transcriptional regulator — MKRCLLCLKELPIFQGLDLSEFVNVCLSTSKKRVSKESFLFCQGDPVNTVYLIKAGKFKLVQVTDEGREIIFDVIGPGEVLGETALFQNLDQEHIFSAVAMEDAMVCCFSRQQFEDLLKKNPDFAIKIIRYLGQKLY, encoded by the coding sequence ATGAAACGTTGTTTACTCTGTCTAAAAGAATTACCAATTTTTCAAGGATTAGACTTATCGGAGTTCGTTAATGTTTGTTTAAGCACCTCAAAAAAGCGAGTAAGTAAGGAAAGTTTTTTATTTTGTCAAGGAGACCCTGTTAATACTGTATATTTAATTAAAGCAGGTAAGTTTAAACTTGTACAGGTTACAGACGAAGGGCGGGAAATAATCTTTGACGTTATTGGACCTGGAGAAGTACTTGGCGAGACTGCATTGTTTCAAAATTTGGACCAGGAACACATTTTTAGTGCGGTCGCTATGGAAGATGCAATGGTCTGTTGTTTTAGTCGCCAGCAGTTTGAAGATTTACTTAAAAAAAATCCTGATTTTGCCATAAAAATTATAAGATATCTTGGGCAAAAATTATATTAG
- a CDS encoding helix-turn-helix domain-containing protein, with protein sequence MLRLLNKFAEEYGRKIQSGTVIELEITQQELANMIGASRVMVAQALKELRNIGILARSGKWYILKNDSCIEKHFSKNDF encoded by the coding sequence TTGCTGCGATTATTAAATAAATTTGCTGAAGAATATGGCAGAAAAATTCAAAGTGGAACAGTAATAGAGTTAGAAATAACTCAACAGGAATTGGCTAATATGATTGGAGCATCGCGGGTAATGGTTGCACAGGCTCTGAAAGAATTACGGAATATAGGCATCTTAGCTCGTTCGGGAAAGTGGTATATTTTAAAAAATGACTCATGTATTGAAAAGCACTTTTCAAAAAACGATTTTTAG
- a CDS encoding pyridoxamine 5'-phosphate oxidase family protein — protein MVITKEIQMLIPKAPIIPIVTVSRQGEPHLIVVGQVKEIREDDTLVFGIYKMKTTQQNIQDNGKMQVVIATRKGGPKGYRLIGTATIEEQQVLFKAEKAEELL, from the coding sequence ATGGTTATCACAAAAGAAATTCAAATGTTAATACCCAAAGCCCCTATAATACCTATCGTTACTGTATCCCGCCAGGGAGAACCGCACCTGATTGTGGTAGGACAAGTAAAGGAAATCCGGGAAGATGATACTCTTGTTTTCGGCATCTATAAAATGAAAACAACGCAACAGAATATTCAGGATAATGGGAAAATGCAAGTAGTAATTGCTACTCGTAAGGGTGGACCCAAAGGTTACAGACTTATCGGAACTGCCACTATAGAGGAGCAACAGGTTTTATTTAAAGCTGAAAAAGCGGAGGAATTACTGTAA
- a CDS encoding 4Fe-4S dicluster domain-containing protein translates to MTEELLKFSQTLQLSAIGIAPAIRYENAPEGHRPKDFLHNARSVITFAYHLNNGPINNLPQTRNQYMIEFEVANRILLEAAHKIARFLEIRGFESIPFGPEAAIGDYSRLKGDFSHKHSAVLCGLGKFGINNLLITPAYGPRIRLASVITTAELAYNEPLTGDFCKKCLRCVKICPTGALENWEKNYSPETGWTINKEKCAHYIFVVNSGKRCGLCVSACPYPVQNCNGKRNI, encoded by the coding sequence TTGACTGAGGAGTTACTTAAATTTAGTCAGACATTGCAATTATCGGCAATTGGTATTGCACCGGCAATACGTTATGAAAACGCACCAGAAGGGCACCGTCCAAAGGATTTTTTACACAATGCTCGTAGTGTAATAACCTTTGCTTACCACCTTAATAACGGGCCAATCAATAACCTTCCTCAAACCAGGAATCAATATATGATAGAATTTGAAGTTGCAAACCGTATCTTACTTGAAGCGGCACACAAAATTGCGCGTTTTTTAGAAATACGAGGATTTGAGAGTATTCCCTTTGGCCCAGAAGCTGCTATTGGGGATTATTCACGTCTTAAAGGCGATTTTTCCCATAAACATTCAGCCGTTCTTTGCGGTTTAGGGAAATTTGGTATCAATAACCTTTTAATTACTCCTGCTTATGGACCACGGATACGTCTGGCAAGTGTAATTACCACTGCCGAATTAGCATATAATGAACCTCTAACTGGTGATTTTTGTAAAAAGTGCTTGAGATGTGTAAAGATATGTCCTACTGGTGCATTAGAAAACTGGGAAAAAAATTATTCTCCGGAAACCGGATGGACAATTAACAAGGAAAAATGTGCTCATTATATTTTTGTTGTAAATTCCGGGAAACGTTGTGGTTTATGTGTTTCCGCTTGCCCATATCCTGTGCAAAATTGTAATGGGAAAAGGAACATTTGA
- a CDS encoding acyl-CoA dehydratase activase: MVGYVCKYTPVEIIEAFGEKPVRIESGCKSYERAEALLHTNTCSFVKGVLENIIENNIEEVILTSCCDSIKRLYDVLKDRVKFIYILDLPRKKDTFAVDVFYKEIIKFIDAYKAFKKKGFTVENFLKILEDKSSFKKTQKSSESIAILGARLKDDVVEKIKNSCSVNIINFTCTGEDRIFNIESEDNLLKGYAASLLNLTPCMRMAEDRSKFFYKDFKGIIYNTIKFCDYYSYEYAEMKSQLNIPFLKIETDYTDSNSGQILTRIDAFFEATDIKKMEQKKAKKGYFAGIDSGSTSTNVVIIDENKNIISYSIIPTGPKALESAFKAFEIALNNAGIKEKDITSIVATGYGRVSIPFAEKMVTEITCHGKGAFFIDNRVRTVIDIGGQDSKVIRLDESGNVIDFVMNDKCSAGTGRFLEVMSRTLGISIHEMAKVHAEVKENITITSMCTVFAESEVISLIAQNKDQKDIIHALNKSVASKAVSLVDRIGRKGKYMMTGGVAKNQGVVTAIESKLGEKLVIPAEPQIIGALGAALIAFEGTNG, from the coding sequence TTGGTAGGTTACGTTTGTAAATATACTCCGGTGGAAATTATCGAAGCTTTTGGAGAAAAACCGGTAAGGATTGAATCAGGATGTAAGTCTTATGAACGTGCCGAAGCCCTGCTTCATACAAATACGTGCAGTTTCGTGAAAGGAGTCTTGGAAAATATTATTGAAAATAATATTGAAGAAGTGATTTTAACCAGCTGTTGTGACAGTATAAAAAGACTTTATGATGTTTTAAAAGATAGAGTAAAATTTATCTATATTCTGGACCTCCCCAGAAAAAAAGATACTTTTGCGGTAGATGTTTTTTATAAAGAAATTATTAAATTTATAGATGCGTATAAAGCATTTAAGAAAAAAGGCTTTACCGTAGAAAATTTCTTGAAGATTTTAGAAGATAAATCATCCTTCAAAAAGACACAAAAATCATCTGAAAGTATTGCAATTTTAGGTGCAAGACTCAAAGATGATGTTGTAGAAAAAATTAAAAATTCCTGCTCAGTAAATATTATAAATTTTACATGTACAGGTGAAGACAGAATATTCAATATTGAATCAGAAGATAATTTATTAAAAGGCTATGCGGCATCGCTTCTTAATTTAACGCCCTGCATGAGAATGGCGGAAGATCGGAGTAAGTTCTTCTATAAAGACTTCAAGGGTATAATTTACAACACTATAAAGTTCTGTGATTATTATTCTTATGAGTATGCTGAAATGAAAAGTCAGTTAAATATCCCTTTTTTAAAAATCGAAACTGACTATACTGATTCTAACAGTGGACAGATTTTAACAAGGATAGATGCTTTTTTTGAAGCAACTGACATTAAAAAAATGGAACAAAAAAAAGCTAAAAAAGGATATTTTGCAGGAATTGACAGTGGTTCTACTTCTACGAATGTCGTGATTATTGATGAAAATAAAAACATAATATCATATTCTATTATACCAACGGGGCCTAAGGCGTTAGAGAGTGCCTTTAAAGCTTTTGAAATAGCATTAAACAATGCAGGAATTAAGGAAAAGGATATAACATCGATAGTAGCTACAGGATATGGAAGAGTAAGCATTCCCTTTGCAGAAAAAATGGTCACCGAAATTACCTGTCACGGTAAAGGGGCATTTTTTATAGACAATAGGGTAAGGACCGTTATCGATATAGGGGGACAGGATAGCAAAGTAATAAGGCTTGATGAGAGCGGCAATGTTATTGATTTTGTAATGAATGATAAATGCTCCGCCGGGACAGGCCGGTTTTTAGAAGTGATGTCGAGGACTTTAGGTATTTCAATACATGAAATGGCCAAAGTACATGCGGAAGTAAAAGAAAATATCACAATTACCAGTATGTGTACAGTATTTGCGGAATCGGAAGTAATATCTCTTATTGCTCAAAATAAGGATCAAAAGGATATAATCCATGCTCTTAACAAATCTGTGGCTTCAAAAGCAGTTTCCCTGGTTGACCGAATAGGAAGAAAAGGCAAATATATGATGACTGGTGGCGTTGCCAAAAATCAAGGGGTAGTTACGGCAATCGAAAGCAAGCTTGGGGAAAAACTTGTAATCCCCGCTGAACCTCAGATTATTGGTGCGCTTGGAGCAGCACTAATTGCCTTTGAAGGTACAAACGGATAA